The sequence TGCCGGCGCGATCGACGCGCTCGTCGAACTCGACCTCGCATTCGACGCGCTCGTGACGCCGAGCCATCTCGCGCCGCTCGCGACGTTCGCGCGCCGCTTTCCGAGGCTGCGGATCGTCGTCGATCACGGCGCGAAGCCGCCGATCCGCGCGGGCCGCGCCGCATGGCAGCCGTGGGCGGACGGCATCGCGGCGCTCGGCGCGCTGCCGAACGTGCACTGCAAGCTGTCCGGGCTCGCGACCGAGGCCGCGCACGGCTGGCGCCGCGAGAGCCTCGCGCCGTATGTCGACCATTTGTTCGATGCGTTCGGCGCGGCGCGGATGATCTGGGGCAGCGACTGGCCGGTGCTGAACCTGAATGGCGATTACGCGGGCTGGCATGCGAGCGCGCGCGCGCTCGCCGCCGCGCGCGTCGGCGAACGCGCGTGCGATGCGGTATTCGGCGAGAACGCCGCCGCGTTCTATCGGCTATGAGCGGGCGCGGCGCGCGTGCCGGCGGTGCGCGGCGTCCGGCCGCGGCGAACGGCGAACTGGCGAATGCGAACGGCAAACGTCGCGTCGCCAGGCCGCCGCGTTTCATCCGGCGGACATGACTTCATCGGGAGCGGAGGATATGGAAGCAAGACTGGCTGGCAAGACGGCGCTCGTCACGGCCGCCGCGCAGGGCATCGGCCGCGCGTCGGCCGAGCGGCTCGCGCGCGAGGGTGCGCGCGTGATCGCGACGGACATCCGCATCGACGCGCTGCGCGACGGCCCGTTCGATGCGCGCGTGCTCGACGTGCGCGACGGCGCGGCGATCGACGCGCTCGCCGATGCGATCGGCCCCGTCGACGTGCTGTTCAATTGCGCGGGCTTCGTGCACGCGGGCTCGGTGCTCGACGCGACCGAAGACGAATGGGACTTCGGCTTCGATCTGAACGTGAAGTCGATGTACCGGACGATCCGCGCGTTCCTGCCCGCAATGCTCGCGCGCGAGCGCGGCTCGATCATCAACATGGCGTCGGCCGCCTCGAGC is a genomic window of Burkholderia mallei ATCC 23344 containing:
- a CDS encoding amidohydrolase family protein — its product is MTRTVDAHQHYWDPSRGDYGWLTPALAPLHRVFGPADLAPLRAAAGVARTIVVQAAPSVDETRYLLDLARCEPSIAGVVGWAPLDAPDARDTLAALARDPAFKGVRPMLQDLPDAAWIANPALAGAIDALVELDLAFDALVTPSHLAPLATFARRFPRLRIVVDHGAKPPIRAGRAAWQPWADGIAALGALPNVHCKLSGLATEAAHGWRRESLAPYVDHLFDAFGAARMIWGSDWPVLNLNGDYAGWHASARALAAARVGERACDAVFGENAAAFYRL
- a CDS encoding SDR family oxidoreductase; its protein translation is MEARLAGKTALVTAAAQGIGRASAERLAREGARVIATDIRIDALRDGPFDARVLDVRDGAAIDALADAIGPVDVLFNCAGFVHAGSVLDATEDEWDFGFDLNVKSMYRTIRAFLPAMLARERGSIINMASAASSVKGVPNRCVYGATKAAVIGLTKAVAADFVTHGIRCNAICPGTVESPSLDARIAEQARARGEPIDAVRAAFVARQPMARIGRPQEIAALVAYLASDEASFTTGAIHLIDGGWSN